One part of the Oligoflexus sp. genome encodes these proteins:
- a CDS encoding 2OG-Fe(II) oxygenase, whose translation MRKTFAERSETLDQLAIDGYAVIPDALPPAQTEALLQEWRRRYAEGASTPAQIGKGHQKHEAQTIRSDRIHWLDPSDPQPAVAAWFELVRSWSRAVNQGLYLSINAFECHFAVYEAGAFYQKHRDRFQNDNGRRLSLVFFLNKDWQSQDGGELVIYDPEDEDRILKIVSPAFGTLVLFDSQRFPHEVRAPKRQRLSLTGWLKSIPAHEAALNGTGFL comes from the coding sequence ATGAGAAAGACCTTTGCCGAGCGTTCGGAGACTCTGGATCAGCTGGCGATCGACGGCTATGCCGTGATTCCCGACGCCTTGCCCCCGGCGCAGACGGAAGCTCTGCTGCAGGAATGGCGAAGGCGCTATGCTGAAGGCGCTTCGACTCCGGCCCAGATCGGCAAAGGTCATCAGAAGCACGAAGCGCAAACCATTCGCAGTGATCGCATTCATTGGCTGGACCCCAGCGATCCCCAGCCGGCAGTGGCGGCCTGGTTCGAACTCGTTCGCAGCTGGAGCCGTGCGGTCAATCAGGGGCTTTATCTTTCCATCAATGCTTTTGAGTGCCACTTTGCAGTTTACGAGGCGGGTGCATTTTATCAAAAGCACCGCGATCGCTTTCAAAACGACAACGGCCGCCGTCTGTCGCTGGTCTTTTTCCTGAACAAGGATTGGCAAAGCCAGGACGGAGGTGAGCTGGTGATCTATGACCCCGAGGATGAGGACCGCATTCTCAAAATTGTTTCACCCGCTTTCGGTACCCTCGTCCTCTTCGATAGCCAGCGCTTTCCGCATGAAGTCCGGGCCCCGAAGCGCCAGCGCCTTTCCCTCACGGGCTGGCTGAAATCCATTCCTGCCCATGAAGCCGCTCTGAACGGAACGGGCTTCCTCTGA
- a CDS encoding MlaD family protein, whose product MKVASVRTKIKLGVFVICVAAVAGLTLLLAGDNVNLFKKSRKYQAHFTNTSGLIEGAPVRIGGVEVGHVSNIKIESPNGALAIVAILSVDSPYYDLISPSASVALETQGLLGDKFVSLYPGNTAGTNNLPEGSVIATREADNLAKMVEKSSVIMDQVSNTTKKIDEFAAGLPDAQIVGTAAEDVTVSTRALRQIMTRMAAEDSMFAMLNDPASKRMLRNSLASMESATAHLDSVAKKIDAGQGTLGALVNDRSMYEDMRSILGRIDRGKIARRVFIEAAEQDGKDKENPR is encoded by the coding sequence GTGAAAGTGGCAAGCGTAAGAACCAAAATCAAGCTGGGTGTTTTTGTCATTTGCGTGGCAGCGGTCGCGGGACTGACCCTTCTCCTCGCAGGCGACAACGTCAATCTCTTTAAAAAATCCCGGAAATATCAGGCTCATTTCACCAATACCTCGGGCCTGATCGAAGGCGCTCCCGTGCGCATCGGTGGGGTGGAAGTCGGTCACGTTTCGAATATCAAAATCGAATCACCGAACGGGGCCTTGGCCATCGTCGCCATCCTGAGCGTCGACAGCCCCTATTATGATCTGATCAGCCCGAGCGCCTCGGTGGCCCTGGAAACCCAGGGTCTTTTGGGGGATAAATTCGTCTCGCTCTATCCCGGGAACACGGCAGGAACGAACAACCTGCCTGAAGGTTCGGTGATTGCGACCCGTGAAGCGGATAACCTTGCCAAGATGGTCGAGAAGTCATCTGTGATCATGGATCAGGTCAGCAACACGACGAAAAAAATCGACGAATTCGCCGCCGGCCTTCCCGATGCTCAAATCGTCGGAACTGCCGCCGAGGACGTTACGGTTTCCACCCGCGCCCTGCGGCAGATCATGACGCGCATGGCCGCCGAGGATTCGATGTTCGCCATGCTGAATGATCCCGCCTCCAAACGCATGCTGCGCAATAGCCTTGCGAGCATGGAAAGCGCCACCGCTCATTTGGATTCAGTGGCGAAGAAAATAGATGCCGGCCAGGGTACCCTTGGGGCCTTGGTGAATGACCGCAGCATGTATGAGGACATGCGTTCCATCCTGGGACGCATAGATCGCGGCAAGATCGCCCGGCGGGTCTTCATCGAAGCGGCCGAGCAGGACGGCAAGGACAAGGAAAATCCTCGTTGA
- a CDS encoding 1,4-dihydroxy-2-naphthoyl-CoA synthase: MVSPLFRAASWEKVPGFDFSDITYHRAIGQGTVRVAFNRPEVRNAFRPKTVDELYTALDHARCSADVGTVLLTGNGPSPKDGGWAFCSGGDQRIRGKDGYQYEDNAAAPTRLGRLHILEVQRLIRFMPKVVIAVVPGWAVGGGHSLHVVCDLTLASREHAIFKQTDADVASFDGAFGSAYLARMVGQKRAREIFFLGANYSAEEAMAMGMVNKVVPHEQLEDVALEWAGEINSKSPTAIRMLKFGFNMIDDGLVGQQLFAGEATRLAYGTDEAEEGRRAFLEKRKQDYSNFPWPY; the protein is encoded by the coding sequence ATGGTTTCTCCACTTTTTCGCGCCGCCAGCTGGGAAAAAGTTCCTGGCTTTGATTTTTCCGATATCACTTACCACCGGGCCATAGGGCAGGGAACTGTTCGGGTCGCCTTCAACCGACCTGAAGTGCGCAATGCCTTCCGTCCGAAAACAGTGGATGAACTTTATACCGCATTGGATCATGCACGCTGCAGCGCTGACGTTGGCACGGTGCTGCTCACCGGGAATGGTCCATCACCGAAGGATGGGGGCTGGGCCTTCTGTTCCGGTGGGGATCAGCGCATTCGCGGCAAGGACGGTTATCAGTATGAAGATAATGCAGCGGCCCCGACCCGCCTCGGTCGCCTGCATATTCTTGAAGTGCAGCGATTGATCCGTTTCATGCCCAAGGTCGTGATCGCCGTCGTACCGGGCTGGGCCGTAGGTGGTGGTCACAGTCTTCATGTCGTCTGCGATCTGACCCTTGCCAGTCGCGAACATGCCATCTTCAAACAGACCGATGCGGACGTCGCCAGCTTCGACGGTGCTTTTGGTTCGGCATATCTGGCCCGCATGGTCGGACAGAAAAGAGCGCGCGAAATCTTTTTCCTGGGTGCCAACTACAGCGCCGAGGAAGCCATGGCCATGGGCATGGTGAACAAGGTCGTGCCGCATGAGCAGTTGGAAGACGTGGCTCTGGAATGGGCTGGTGAGATCAACAGCAAATCACCAACGGCCATTCGCATGCTGAAGTTTGGTTTCAACATGATCGACGACGGCCTTGTCGGTCAGCAGCTCTTCGCCGGGGAAGCTACCCGCCTTGCCTATGGTACCGACGAGGCTGAAGAAGGCCGTCGGGCCTTTTTGGAAAAGCGTAAGCAGGACTATTCCAACTTCCCTTGGCCTTACTGA
- a CDS encoding class III extradiol ring-cleavage dioxygenase yields MSDASRMPVLFVSHGAPSKALDHNQAAHFRAWAKALPAPEGIIVISAHWWEHAMQISCSDPLPTIHDFAGFGEELKKIQYKAHGFSPEQRARVQACIGPLDEVERGLDHGAWVPLMHMYPDAAFPILPLALRLKDKFPRFFEIGERLAVLRREGFLIIGTGAATHNLGAFEEGRTDAPEWVTDFDRWLQERLLARDKDALVEPRFIQPLFRKNHPTNDHYAPLLVALGAAWQGLQDVRFPIQGMEHGALSLLCVQFD; encoded by the coding sequence ATGTCTGACGCTTCTCGCATGCCCGTTCTCTTCGTCTCTCACGGCGCTCCCAGCAAGGCTCTCGATCACAATCAGGCCGCGCACTTCCGCGCCTGGGCCAAGGCCCTGCCGGCCCCGGAAGGCATCATCGTGATTTCCGCCCACTGGTGGGAACACGCGATGCAAATCTCCTGCTCCGATCCCTTGCCGACAATTCATGACTTTGCCGGCTTTGGCGAGGAGCTGAAAAAGATTCAGTATAAGGCCCATGGTTTTTCACCCGAGCAAAGAGCGCGGGTGCAGGCCTGCATCGGTCCATTGGATGAAGTGGAGCGAGGCCTGGACCACGGGGCCTGGGTGCCCCTCATGCATATGTATCCGGATGCTGCCTTTCCCATACTGCCGCTGGCTTTAAGGCTTAAGGATAAGTTCCCACGCTTTTTTGAAATCGGAGAGAGACTCGCCGTTTTGCGTCGCGAGGGTTTTCTGATCATCGGGACTGGCGCCGCCACCCATAACCTCGGGGCCTTCGAGGAGGGACGGACGGATGCGCCAGAGTGGGTGACTGACTTCGATCGCTGGCTGCAGGAACGTCTTCTGGCTCGGGACAAGGACGCTCTGGTGGAGCCGCGCTTTATCCAGCCCCTTTTCCGCAAGAACCATCCGACCAATGATCATTATGCCCCGCTTCTTGTCGCTCTGGGTGCAGCATGGCAGGGACTGCAGGATGTTCGATTTCCCATTCAGGGGATGGAGCACGGAGCACTCAGCCTACTCTGCGTGCAATTCGACTGA
- a CDS encoding response regulator, with the protein MNENPISVLVVDDEPVLRELVAFILIDKGFQVLEAESGDAAFQLICKNDFDVVVSDVRMPNGSGVELLTRISSMTKRKPMVFLVSGYSEISLEEARRLGARDLLNKPVDYDKLCQAIISSARTNQQHSNSG; encoded by the coding sequence ATGAACGAAAATCCAATTTCGGTGCTGGTAGTGGATGACGAGCCGGTGTTGCGTGAACTGGTCGCGTTTATATTAATCGATAAGGGTTTTCAAGTACTCGAGGCGGAAAGCGGCGATGCCGCTTTTCAGTTGATCTGCAAGAATGATTTTGATGTCGTTGTCAGTGATGTGCGCATGCCCAATGGTAGTGGCGTCGAATTGCTGACCCGGATCAGCAGCATGACCAAACGCAAACCCATGGTTTTTTTGGTGAGCGGCTATTCCGAAATCAGTCTGGAAGAAGCGCGGAGACTTGGTGCCCGTGATCTTCTCAATAAGCCTGTCGACTATGACAAACTCTGTCAGGCCATCATTTCCAGTGCGCGCACCAATCAGCAGCATTCGAATTCCGGCTAA
- a CDS encoding ABC transporter permease yields the protein MTKRSHGVPLFLYHVGTPLAHAAEVVADFLYMAKDVLISVPKALKSPGVIIERFQSLVISSWFLVVITSFATGAAMALQFGQGMSRFGGKLYVPNIIAFAIVRALGPVFACLMVAARSGGGVAAELGSMKITQQIDALRALGTKPEEKLVAPIVIALVCGMPFLTFLADIAGIAGGLLVSISSLGIAPSLYIEKTMNAVPFDDLLFSLAKTSIFGGVIGLISCFMGMRTQTGTSGIGIATTTAIVVANIFVLVGDFFITKLQWMLQW from the coding sequence ATGACAAAAAGATCGCATGGCGTACCGCTCTTTCTTTATCATGTGGGAACTCCTCTGGCCCATGCGGCTGAAGTCGTTGCCGACTTCCTTTATATGGCCAAGGACGTTCTGATCAGTGTCCCGAAGGCCCTCAAATCACCGGGCGTGATCATCGAACGCTTTCAATCCCTCGTAATCAGCTCGTGGTTTCTGGTCGTGATCACCTCCTTTGCCACGGGTGCAGCCATGGCTCTTCAGTTCGGTCAGGGCATGTCCCGCTTCGGCGGCAAACTCTATGTGCCGAACATCATCGCCTTTGCCATCGTGCGGGCGCTTGGTCCGGTGTTCGCCTGTCTGATGGTGGCTGCGCGTTCCGGGGGTGGCGTGGCGGCTGAACTGGGATCCATGAAGATCACCCAGCAGATAGACGCCCTCAGGGCCCTGGGCACAAAGCCCGAGGAAAAGCTGGTGGCGCCGATCGTCATCGCCTTGGTCTGCGGCATGCCCTTTCTTACGTTCCTGGCCGATATCGCCGGCATTGCCGGTGGGCTATTGGTTTCCATCAGCAGCCTTGGGATCGCGCCTTCGCTTTATATTGAAAAGACCATGAATGCCGTACCCTTCGATGATCTTCTGTTCAGTCTTGCCAAGACTTCGATCTTCGGCGGCGTCATCGGCCTTATCTCGTGTTTCATGGGCATGCGTACGCAGACCGGAACGTCCGGGATCGGTATTGCCACCACCACGGCCATCGTTGTTGCGAATATATTTGTCCTGGTGGGCGATTTTTTCATCACCAAGTTGCAATGGATGCTGCAATGGTAG
- a CDS encoding NAD(P)/FAD-dependent oxidoreductase, with translation MRLKPTRQDGERWIIVIGGGFAGMKAALELANQPKVRVLLLDKNNHHLFQPLLYQVATAGLNPSDIAVPIRAQFSDAANVEVHLGKVKAVHLDEKYVVTENHEIEYDDLIIATGTQHNYFGHPEWEAFAPGLKTLEQATEIRRRVLSAFELAENTFDPALQKELLTFVVVGGGPTGVEMAGAIADIARTVLVKDFKHINPAQAHVVLVEAAPKIMNSFDEKLAERAKKDLEDMGVEVRTSSMVQNINAEGVQIGDQLIRARTVIWGAGVKAAPLQFIPEIPLDKAGRVKVNKDLSIPNYPNVFVVGDMASLEIAPGQFLPGLAPAAMQAGRHAAKNILRTMAGKAREDFVYNDKGQMATIGKHRAIAQAGRLKMTGFIAWLAWLFVHVFYLVTFRNRLSVMAQWAWSYTFSKRGARLITQREWKLST, from the coding sequence ATGCGCTTGAAACCAACCAGACAGGACGGCGAGAGATGGATAATTGTCATTGGCGGCGGCTTTGCCGGGATGAAGGCGGCCCTGGAGCTGGCCAATCAACCGAAAGTGCGGGTGCTCCTGCTTGATAAGAACAACCACCATCTCTTTCAGCCGCTTTTGTATCAGGTCGCCACAGCCGGTCTGAATCCCTCGGATATTGCCGTTCCGATTCGGGCTCAATTCTCGGACGCGGCCAACGTTGAAGTGCACCTGGGCAAAGTCAAGGCCGTGCATCTGGATGAAAAGTATGTGGTCACTGAAAATCACGAAATCGAATACGATGATCTGATCATTGCCACCGGCACGCAGCATAATTATTTCGGACATCCTGAATGGGAAGCCTTTGCTCCCGGTTTGAAGACGCTGGAGCAGGCCACCGAAATCCGCCGGCGGGTCCTTTCCGCGTTTGAATTGGCGGAAAACACCTTTGATCCCGCCCTGCAAAAAGAACTTTTGACCTTTGTCGTGGTCGGCGGTGGACCGACCGGCGTGGAGATGGCCGGTGCGATCGCGGACATTGCGCGCACAGTTTTGGTGAAGGATTTCAAACATATCAACCCGGCCCAGGCCCATGTGGTTTTGGTCGAGGCCGCGCCTAAAATCATGAACTCCTTTGATGAAAAACTGGCCGAAAGAGCCAAAAAAGATCTTGAGGACATGGGCGTGGAAGTTCGCACCTCATCCATGGTGCAGAACATCAATGCCGAAGGCGTCCAGATCGGCGATCAGCTCATTCGCGCCCGCACTGTGATCTGGGGCGCGGGGGTAAAGGCGGCGCCTTTGCAATTCATCCCGGAAATTCCTTTGGATAAGGCCGGACGCGTGAAGGTGAACAAGGATCTTTCGATTCCGAATTACCCGAACGTTTTTGTAGTCGGTGATATGGCGTCTTTGGAAATAGCTCCAGGTCAATTCCTGCCGGGGCTTGCTCCTGCTGCCATGCAGGCCGGACGTCACGCCGCAAAGAATATTCTGCGGACAATGGCCGGCAAAGCACGCGAGGATTTTGTTTACAATGACAAAGGACAGATGGCCACGATCGGCAAACACCGTGCGATCGCTCAAGCCGGTCGCCTGAAGATGACCGGTTTCATTGCCTGGCTTGCCTGGCTTTTCGTTCACGTCTTTTATCTCGTCACATTCCGCAATCGCCTTTCCGTCATGGCGCAATGGGCCTGGAGCTATACCTTCTCCAAGCGCGGCGCTCGCCTGATCACACAAAGGGAATGGAAACTCAGCACCTGA
- a CDS encoding patatin-like phospholipase family protein has translation MLEFSLPGGGLWGIGLTGFLCGLRERRLVPDVVCSVSSGSHAAYLTYSSSDAMRSLQWFQTARDFLISKPLKRFLPPYDMQGETLRTLVQPFIANPESFASIGLRHFFVGYVSLKSRSFVMEDILAHPSDLAYKVIIKSSTIPFLTNFVPHFDGCIDGGFVTNNFTSKLETTEKWMISYDFGRLPVLDKKTYHRRIVLPRPKGTPLYMSNDQMSEIFERCYEIGVTLHAA, from the coding sequence ATGCTGGAATTTTCCTTGCCAGGAGGCGGTCTTTGGGGAATCGGTTTAACCGGTTTTTTATGCGGTTTGCGAGAACGGCGTCTTGTTCCTGATGTGGTGTGCTCTGTCTCCTCGGGAAGTCATGCAGCGTATCTCACCTACAGCAGCAGCGATGCAATGCGCTCGCTGCAATGGTTTCAAACGGCCCGCGATTTCCTTATCAGTAAACCCTTGAAGCGTTTTCTTCCGCCTTACGATATGCAAGGCGAAACACTGCGGACTCTTGTGCAACCTTTCATTGCCAATCCCGAGAGTTTCGCGAGCATCGGGCTCCGGCATTTCTTCGTCGGCTATGTGAGCCTGAAAAGCCGCAGCTTCGTGATGGAGGATATCCTCGCCCATCCTTCCGACCTGGCCTATAAAGTCATCATCAAGTCCTCGACCATTCCCTTCCTCACCAACTTCGTGCCGCATTTCGATGGCTGCATCGATGGTGGCTTTGTGACCAATAACTTCACATCGAAGCTGGAAACCACGGAAAAATGGATGATTTCTTATGATTTCGGCCGGCTGCCGGTGTTGGACAAAAAAACCTATCATCGGCGTATCGTCCTGCCAAGGCCGAAGGGAACGCCGCTTTATATGAGCAATGATCAAATGAGTGAAATCTTCGAGCGCTGCTACGAGATCGGCGTGACGCTTCACGCCGCCTGA
- a CDS encoding cyclic nucleotide-binding/CBS domain-containing protein gives MKELIKRRLVFVEAEQTMTDVVATMRDQNISSILVLNHDRHVVGIVTERDIVQKFTLLEKQEKLHASVAAFMTRPVAFARLSHLEEDVREMFFQKHLRHFPVNDGSVHEKDILGMLTVTDMTRAYLKSGQNLKKDLVKESLVIVSRDIGTRKRYQTLFEALNFTVITGGDIDLLVRQALNGVYPIVFDVDNLTLDEAKKDLARLKTHRGVFIVLSSQPQLVEPLKKLLNNDLHCVAQKPLDISYILLLLSRLNQAASQAS, from the coding sequence ATGAAAGAACTCATCAAGCGCCGTCTGGTATTCGTCGAAGCCGAACAGACGATGACCGATGTCGTGGCCACCATGCGCGACCAGAATATCAGCAGCATCCTCGTGCTCAATCACGATCGCCATGTCGTTGGCATCGTCACGGAGCGCGATATCGTCCAGAAGTTCACGCTGCTCGAAAAGCAGGAGAAGCTTCATGCCAGCGTCGCCGCGTTCATGACCCGGCCCGTGGCCTTTGCCCGCCTTTCCCATCTTGAAGAGGATGTGCGCGAGATGTTCTTTCAGAAACATCTGCGCCACTTCCCTGTGAATGATGGTTCGGTCCATGAAAAAGATATACTCGGTATGCTGACCGTCACCGACATGACCCGCGCCTATCTGAAATCCGGGCAGAACCTGAAGAAGGATCTGGTCAAGGAATCGCTCGTCATCGTCTCGCGCGATATCGGGACGAGGAAGCGTTATCAGACGCTTTTTGAAGCCCTTAATTTCACCGTGATCACAGGCGGAGACATCGACCTTCTGGTGCGGCAGGCGCTGAATGGAGTTTATCCCATAGTTTTTGATGTCGATAATTTAACGCTCGATGAAGCCAAGAAAGATCTGGCCCGACTCAAAACGCATCGCGGCGTTTTCATCGTCCTGAGTTCCCAGCCTCAACTGGTGGAACCCTTGAAGAAACTTCTGAATAACGATCTGCACTGCGTGGCGCAAAAGCCGCTGGATATCAGCTATATTCTGCTTCTGCTGTCGCGTTTGAATCAGGCGGCGAGTCAAGCGTCTTGA
- a CDS encoding ABC transporter ATP-binding protein has product MVENAGTTLLSIRGLETRFGSKVIHSGLDLDVKAGEILVLFGGSGTGKSTLLRAIIGLDAPAAGSIFLDGEDITQFDESAWREVRKKVGYSFQNGALFDSLTVAENLEYPLRELTDMPPDERQKAIHDMLERIGMPDIAQLYPSELSGGMQKRVGMARALMLNPALILYDEPTAGLDPANIKKISGLMLDRKAHGQTGILVTHDVPCALAVGDRIAFLHEGRIAVIQDRAAIDREPDERIEAYIKGDVE; this is encoded by the coding sequence ATGGTAGAGAACGCAGGGACAACCCTGCTTTCCATTCGAGGCCTTGAAACGCGTTTTGGTTCCAAAGTGATTCATAGCGGACTCGACCTTGACGTCAAGGCCGGGGAAATCCTGGTCCTCTTCGGCGGCTCCGGCACGGGGAAGAGCACGCTTCTGAGAGCCATCATCGGTCTTGATGCTCCGGCTGCCGGGTCCATTTTTCTGGATGGCGAGGACATCACGCAGTTCGATGAAAGCGCGTGGCGGGAAGTACGGAAAAAGGTCGGCTACTCCTTTCAGAATGGGGCTCTGTTCGATAGTCTGACCGTCGCGGAAAATCTGGAATATCCCCTGCGGGAATTGACAGACATGCCTCCTGACGAAAGGCAGAAGGCGATTCATGACATGCTCGAACGCATCGGGATGCCGGATATCGCCCAACTTTATCCTTCTGAATTGAGCGGTGGGATGCAAAAACGCGTGGGCATGGCCCGCGCTTTGATGCTGAATCCGGCGCTTATTCTCTATGATGAACCCACGGCGGGACTGGATCCGGCCAACATCAAAAAAATTTCGGGCCTCATGCTGGATCGCAAGGCCCATGGACAGACCGGTATTCTGGTGACTCACGATGTACCCTGCGCTTTGGCTGTCGGGGATCGCATTGCCTTTTTGCATGAAGGCAGGATTGCCGTGATTCAGGATCGTGCCGCGATCGACCGGGAACCGGACGAACGCATTGAGGCTTATATCAAGGGAGACGTCGAGTGA
- a CDS encoding GlsB/YeaQ/YmgE family stress response membrane protein has product MGLETILIWAVIGLIAGWLASAVVGGGYGVLGDIVIGIVGAFIGGFLFRELGVGAPFGGLAGTIFVAFIGAIVLLLLLRLIHRAQRT; this is encoded by the coding sequence ATGGGTTTGGAAACGATTTTGATTTGGGCTGTTATTGGTTTGATTGCGGGCTGGCTCGCATCCGCTGTCGTCGGCGGAGGATACGGAGTACTCGGTGATATAGTGATCGGTATCGTCGGTGCCTTCATCGGCGGTTTTCTTTTCCGTGAGCTCGGAGTCGGAGCCCCTTTCGGTGGGCTGGCCGGAACTATTTTCGTGGCCTTCATCGGTGCGATAGTTTTGCTGCTTCTGCTGCGCCTCATTCATCGTGCGCAGCGAACGTGA